In Patescibacteria group bacterium, one DNA window encodes the following:
- a CDS encoding class I fructose-bisphosphate aldolase family protein, which translates to MLGKRIRLERIIDRNSGKTVILPLDHGAGMGPIEGLVDLKTAADAAAEGGANAVLGHLGLALHGHRSAGKDIGLILHFSVSTEFNPTDGDAKVSVNNVQTALKLGADAVSIHINLGSNTEAAQLYSFGQIATECIEWGMPLLVMAYPRGPKIENPNDVENVKKVARIAAELGADIIKVPYTGDSKSFEQVVRGALGVPIVIAGGAKGDDLAALKNVEGAIAAGGAGVAMGRNAFQHKDPAAFIRATAAVVHRGISAEAAVKEFLK; encoded by the coding sequence ATGCTCGGCAAAAGAATTCGTCTCGAAAGAATCATTGACCGCAATTCCGGCAAAACGGTAATTTTGCCGCTGGATCACGGTGCGGGCATGGGTCCGATTGAAGGGCTCGTCGATTTGAAAACGGCGGCTGACGCAGCGGCGGAAGGCGGTGCGAATGCGGTGCTTGGTCATCTCGGTCTCGCTTTGCACGGTCACCGCAGCGCGGGCAAAGACATTGGTTTGATTCTGCATTTCTCAGTCTCGACTGAATTCAATCCGACCGACGGCGATGCGAAAGTCTCAGTCAATAATGTTCAAACTGCTTTGAAATTGGGCGCGGATGCGGTTTCGATTCACATCAATCTCGGCTCGAATACTGAGGCGGCGCAGCTCTACTCTTTCGGGCAGATTGCGACCGAATGCATCGAGTGGGGAATGCCGCTCCTCGTCATGGCTTACCCGCGCGGACCGAAGATCGAAAATCCGAACGATGTCGAGAATGTCAAAAAAGTCGCGCGCATCGCGGCGGAGCTCGGCGCGGACATTATCAAAGTGCCGTACACTGGCGATTCCAAATCTTTCGAGCAGGTCGTGCGCGGTGCGCTCGGTGTGCCAATCGTGATTGCGGGTGGCGCGAAAGGCGACGATCTCGCGGCGCTCAAAAATGTCGAAGGTGCAATTGCCGCGGGCGGTGCGGGAGTCGCGATGGGTCGCAACGCTTTCCAGCACAAAGACCCGGCGGCTTTCATTCGCGCGACAGCAGCCGTCGTACATCGTGGTATCTCAGCGGAAGCGGCAGTGAAGGAGTTTTTGAAATAA
- the tsaD gene encoding tRNA (adenosine(37)-N6)-threonylcarbamoyltransferase complex transferase subunit TsaD, with protein MLILGIETSCDETAAAVVEDGSRVLASVIASQIAIHRKTGGVVPEVAAREHVGKIMPTISEALKKAKKSFAQIDAIAVAAGPGLNSALLAGVVTANTLAAFSGKKLIPVNHIFGHIRANWLERDARQIQFPIVVLTASGGHNELILLRDSKSKPKLLGETLDDAAGEAFDKVARLLGLPYPGGPEIERMSKLAKKPENLPRAWLLPKDIARNFDSIEVGERLRVGKLQLRNFDFSFSGLKSEMRRRVQNSPKLKKAELANLAAGFQESVVDVLATKTFLAAKQFHAKEIHLAGGVSANLQLRARFQKFATELGIEFRHPAKFEFCTDNAAMIAAAGFWLHENSPKKFAKMAVVDPNLAI; from the coding sequence ATGTTGATTCTTGGAATTGAAACAAGTTGCGATGAGACTGCGGCTGCCGTCGTCGAAGACGGCTCGCGAGTTTTGGCGAGTGTGATTGCTTCGCAAATTGCCATTCACCGCAAGACGGGCGGTGTCGTGCCGGAAGTTGCGGCACGCGAACATGTTGGCAAAATTATGCCGACGATTTCTGAGGCTTTGAAAAAAGCTAAAAAATCATTCGCGCAGATTGACGCGATCGCGGTCGCGGCGGGTCCGGGGCTGAATTCCGCGTTGCTCGCAGGCGTTGTCACTGCCAATACTTTGGCGGCTTTTTCCGGCAAAAAACTAATTCCGGTCAATCACATCTTTGGGCACATTCGCGCGAATTGGCTCGAGCGCGATGCCCGCCAAATTCAATTTCCGATCGTCGTGCTGACGGCGAGCGGCGGACACAATGAATTAATTTTGCTCAGAGATTCCAAATCCAAGCCGAAACTTTTGGGCGAGACTTTGGACGATGCGGCGGGTGAGGCTTTCGACAAAGTTGCGCGTTTGCTTGGCTTGCCTTATCCGGGCGGACCGGAGATCGAGCGCATGTCCAAACTTGCGAAAAAGCCTGAGAACTTACCGCGGGCGTGGTTGCTGCCGAAAGACATCGCGCGCAACTTCGATTCAATCGAGGTCGGGGAGCGGCTGCGTGTGGGTAAATTGCAGCTGCGTAATTTTGATTTTTCTTTTTCCGGGCTGAAGTCGGAAATGCGACGACGCGTTCAGAATTCACCCAAATTAAAAAAAGCTGAACTCGCAAATCTCGCGGCTGGTTTTCAGGAAAGCGTTGTCGATGTGCTCGCGACTAAGACTTTTTTGGCAGCCAAACAATTTCACGCCAAAGAAATTCACCTCGCGGGCGGTGTTTCTGCGAATTTGCAGTTGCGTGCGCGGTTCCAAAAATTTGCGACTGAGCTTGGAATCGAATTTCGCCATCCTGCAAAATTTGAATTTTGCACTGATAACGCCGCGATGATTGCCGCCGCCGGTTTCTGGCTGCACGAAAATTCGCCTAAAAAATTCGCTAAAATGGCTGTTGTCGATCCGAATTTAGCAATTTGA
- the ispH gene encoding 4-hydroxy-3-methylbut-2-enyl diphosphate reductase — translation MQIIRADHAGFCFGVRRAVELARSASRDFQKVTTLGELIHNPEILEELNSRGVRAISAISKIREGVVVVRAHGISQKKLAVLRKKKIKIVDASCPFVQKIHREVSLFAAQKIPVVILGRRGHPEMRAVVEDFPAVEVLQKISPKRLQKFAGQKIGVLAQTTENPENFAQLIAALEKIGAQIIARETICGATLERQNSARLLAEKVDAVVVVGGRKSNNTKKLFELVAKIRPAFWIENETEICPGDFTKFKKVGVTAGASTPESTIRKVEEKLSQISN, via the coding sequence GTGCAAATTATTCGAGCGGATCACGCGGGTTTTTGTTTCGGTGTGCGACGCGCTGTCGAGCTGGCGCGTTCGGCGAGCCGTGATTTTCAAAAAGTCACGACGCTCGGCGAGCTGATTCACAATCCCGAAATTTTGGAAGAACTAAATTCGCGCGGCGTGCGGGCGATTTCCGCCATCTCCAAAATTCGCGAGGGCGTCGTGGTCGTGCGTGCGCACGGGATTTCGCAAAAAAAACTGGCAGTGCTACGCAAAAAGAAAATTAAAATTGTCGACGCGAGCTGTCCCTTCGTCCAAAAAATCCACCGTGAAGTTTCACTTTTCGCCGCGCAAAAAATTCCGGTCGTGATCCTCGGTCGGCGCGGTCATCCCGAGATGCGCGCAGTCGTCGAGGATTTTCCGGCGGTCGAAGTCCTGCAAAAAATTTCACCCAAACGCTTGCAAAAATTCGCCGGTCAAAAAATTGGCGTGCTGGCGCAAACGACTGAAAATCCCGAGAATTTCGCGCAATTAATTGCTGCGTTGGAAAAAATCGGCGCGCAAATTATTGCCCGCGAGACGATTTGTGGCGCGACGCTCGAACGCCAAAATTCTGCCCGTTTACTCGCCGAAAAAGTTGATGCCGTCGTCGTCGTCGGTGGTCGCAAGTCCAATAACACGAAAAAACTTTTCGAGCTCGTCGCGAAAATCCGCCCGGCTTTTTGGATTGAAAATGAAACGGAAATTTGTCCGGGTGATTTCACCAAGTTCAAAAAAGTCGGCGTGACGGCGGGCGCCTCGACGCCGGAGTCGACGATTCGAAAAGTCGAGGAGAAACTATCTCAAATTTCAAATTAA
- a CDS encoding extracellular solute-binding protein, whose product MQKKLLKILAVIGGLIVVWLLLFLIFGRPKADPGKTLEFWSVFDSSEDIQPLLDDFTEETGIKVNYRNFTDLNDYRETLLIELAAGEGPDVFVIHNTWLTKYKNFLRTLPIELGYPLTNVSKDFVSVVGDTLLLKDAAGIEQLFGLPMYVDSLGLFYNKTYFRNVLTKAYAAPELTWEGVRDDSVGLTQLQPNSSTGFRLAGIALGRADNISRGVDIFYNLYHQFGGGDLLAESSSVSNKIVLAALDFLTSFSRNPLNQEYSWNTNITVDLPQQEISAFVHGRVAMILGFSYYYDQIKASLGVGDNSITLDEVGVAPLPQIGDPLLGNAKVAVADFFTLAVAKSSASPVEAWRLILELTSREAEEKYFQATKKPTSRRDLIDSERADPAVGVFVDQAVYADTLELAADTVFDSAIASVLNRISDGTLTPAAGASELTEIFKNPLVKSE is encoded by the coding sequence ATGCAAAAAAAACTTTTGAAAATTCTCGCGGTGATTGGTGGTCTGATCGTCGTGTGGCTTTTGCTTTTCCTGATTTTTGGTCGCCCAAAAGCGGATCCAGGTAAGACGCTGGAATTTTGGAGCGTCTTTGATTCCAGTGAAGACATCCAGCCCTTGCTCGACGACTTCACTGAAGAGACTGGGATTAAAGTTAATTATCGTAATTTCACAGATTTAAACGATTATCGCGAAACGCTTTTGATTGAATTGGCGGCAGGAGAGGGTCCGGATGTTTTCGTGATTCACAATACTTGGCTGACAAAATACAAAAATTTTTTACGAACATTGCCAATCGAGCTGGGTTATCCGCTCACCAATGTTTCCAAGGATTTTGTCAGTGTGGTCGGAGATACGCTTTTACTCAAAGACGCTGCGGGCATAGAGCAGCTTTTTGGTCTGCCAATGTATGTAGATTCGCTCGGACTTTTTTACAACAAAACTTATTTCCGCAATGTACTCACGAAGGCTTACGCTGCCCCGGAATTGACTTGGGAGGGCGTGCGCGACGACTCCGTCGGGCTCACGCAATTGCAGCCAAATTCGTCGACGGGATTTCGTTTGGCGGGCATCGCGCTTGGGCGTGCGGATAATATCTCGCGTGGTGTCGATATTTTTTACAATTTGTATCACCAGTTTGGCGGTGGCGATTTACTCGCCGAAAGCTCGTCCGTTTCGAATAAAATTGTCCTCGCGGCACTCGATTTTCTGACCAGCTTTTCGCGGAATCCGCTCAACCAGGAATATTCGTGGAATACGAATATCACTGTGGATCTGCCTCAGCAGGAAATTTCCGCTTTCGTGCATGGTCGGGTCGCGATGATTTTGGGATTTTCCTATTACTACGATCAAATCAAAGCCTCACTTGGTGTGGGCGACAATTCAATCACGCTCGACGAAGTCGGGGTCGCGCCACTACCGCAAATTGGCGATCCGCTTCTAGGCAATGCGAAAGTCGCCGTGGCAGATTTTTTCACGCTCGCAGTCGCGAAGTCTTCCGCCTCACCGGTCGAGGCTTGGCGCTTGATTCTCGAGCTGACTTCGCGCGAAGCAGAAGAAAAATATTTTCAGGCGACCAAAAAACCAACCTCGCGCCGTGATTTGATTGACTCGGAAAGAGCCGATCCGGCAGTCGGAGTTTTCGTTGATCAGGCGGTTTATGCTGACACGCTGGAGCTCGCCGCTGACACGGTTTTCGATTCGGCTATTGCGAGCGTGCTCAATCGTATTTCTGACGGCACTCTGACACCCGCTGCTGGTGCGAGTGAACTGACAGAGATTTTTAAAAATCCACTCGTAAAATCCGAATAA
- a CDS encoding O-antigen ligase family protein, producing the protein MRFWRKISRPNFLRLAQIFFGLALFALPLRIRSLVYFGESYAGGFFDEYLAFFVQASEILFLISFVLLGLAFVFAQVEPEIPSPRLLAPFALLLAVEILVVPFAHDPLLALLEFWRTLEFAAAAFFIASGIFGTRSVVRILAAAIFFQSALAVAQFFAQGDLGLHFFGESFFDTTTFNIAKTSAANGETLIRGMGTLAHANILGGLAALTLVALTNYSRKHPLVYFVSAVIFAGLFFSFSRAAALAFFLALGALVIFQFRRRIFSAAIAVGLFALLLIFFGAPFFARFAESAPSSPTRSAQIVTAVTLARENMLGTGRGSFTAALVTKFPQLDFYAVQPVHNFFVLKTAEESIFTAVAWVVIFGTLAFFAFQKQKFEALALVVAAFTLANFDHYFSTNFSGEAFLWLAFGIVVSAISAKPKFEKSAVKSAQ; encoded by the coding sequence ATGCGTTTTTGGCGAAAAATTTCGCGGCCGAATTTTCTCCGTCTGGCGCAGATATTTTTCGGGCTTGCGCTTTTCGCTTTGCCGCTACGGATTCGTTCGCTCGTCTATTTTGGTGAGTCTTACGCTGGTGGCTTCTTCGACGAGTATCTCGCTTTCTTCGTCCAGGCGAGCGAAATTTTATTTCTGATTTCCTTTGTCCTGCTCGGGCTCGCGTTCGTCTTCGCGCAGGTTGAGCCGGAAATTCCTTCGCCTAGATTGCTCGCACCGTTTGCGCTTTTGCTCGCGGTTGAAATTCTCGTCGTCCCATTCGCGCACGATCCGCTGCTCGCCTTGCTGGAGTTTTGGCGCACGCTCGAATTCGCCGCTGCCGCTTTTTTCATCGCGTCCGGCATTTTCGGCACGCGCTCTGTCGTGCGTATTCTGGCTGCGGCGATCTTTTTTCAGTCTGCGCTGGCAGTCGCACAATTTTTCGCGCAGGGTGATCTCGGGCTGCATTTTTTCGGCGAATCATTTTTCGACACGACGACTTTCAATATCGCCAAAACTTCTGCGGCGAACGGCGAGACCTTGATTCGCGGCATGGGTACGCTCGCGCACGCGAATATTCTCGGTGGGCTCGCGGCGTTGACATTGGTCGCGCTGACGAATTATTCACGCAAGCATCCGCTGGTTTACTTCGTCTCGGCTGTTATTTTCGCTGGTCTGTTCTTTTCCTTTTCGCGCGCGGCGGCGCTGGCTTTTTTCCTCGCGCTTGGTGCGCTTGTCATTTTTCAATTTCGCCGCCGCATTTTTTCCGCCGCTATTGCTGTTGGGCTTTTTGCGCTGCTGCTGATTTTTTTCGGTGCGCCGTTTTTCGCGCGCTTTGCCGAATCTGCGCCGAGCTCGCCGACGCGTTCCGCGCAAATTGTCACTGCCGTCACGCTGGCTCGTGAAAATATGCTCGGCACGGGACGGGGGAGCTTCACTGCCGCGCTCGTGACGAAATTTCCCCAGCTTGATTTCTACGCGGTTCAACCGGTTCATAATTTTTTCGTACTGAAAACTGCGGAGGAATCTATTTTTACAGCAGTTGCGTGGGTTGTGATTTTCGGCACGCTCGCTTTTTTCGCTTTCCAAAAACAGAAATTCGAAGCGCTCGCGCTCGTCGTCGCGGCTTTCACGCTTGCGAATTTCGACCACTATTTCTCGACGAATTTTTCCGGCGAGGCGTTTCTCTGGCTTGCGTTTGGCATCGTCGTCAGTGCGATTTCCGCCAAACCAAAATTCGAGAAAAGCGCAGTCAAATCGGCACAGTAA
- the purT gene encoding formate-dependent phosphoribosylglycinamide formyltransferase has protein sequence MLGTPLTATATKMLLLGCGELGKEVAIEAQRLGIEVIGLDRYANAPAMQVAQKGFVIDMQNSSELRKIIERERPDFIVPEIEAINTELLLELEKEGFNVIPTARAAHLTMNREGIRRLAAEELKIKTARYAFAENLAEFQKAVAEIGIPCVVKPIQSSSGKGQSTIKSAADIEKAFAYALSGSRGKSEKVIVEAFVKFDTEITLLTVRHAGGISFCPPIGHIQISGDYRESWQPQTFAPKILAQCEAIARAVVENLGGRGIFGVELFIAGDEVIFSEVSPRPHDTGLVTLISQNLSEFELHVRAILGLPIPEIRNLRPAASRVILAAKNSEKISFEGIEKALVEPDTSIRLFGKPNSRPNRRLGVCLAADDSTEKAREKTARMLEQIRVIEG, from the coding sequence ATGCTCGGTACACCGCTCACTGCTACTGCGACCAAAATGCTCTTACTCGGTTGCGGCGAGCTCGGCAAAGAAGTTGCAATCGAGGCGCAGCGACTGGGCATCGAGGTCATCGGTCTCGATCGCTATGCGAATGCACCAGCGATGCAGGTCGCGCAAAAGGGTTTTGTCATTGACATGCAAAACTCATCCGAGCTGCGCAAAATTATCGAACGCGAACGACCAGATTTCATCGTGCCGGAGATTGAAGCGATCAATACCGAGCTGTTGCTCGAGCTGGAAAAAGAGGGTTTCAATGTGATCCCGACGGCGCGTGCGGCGCATCTCACGATGAATCGCGAGGGGATTCGGCGGCTGGCGGCGGAGGAATTGAAAATCAAAACCGCGCGTTACGCCTTTGCGGAAAATCTGGCAGAGTTCCAAAAAGCCGTCGCGGAAATTGGAATTCCTTGTGTCGTGAAGCCGATTCAGTCTTCGTCGGGTAAAGGTCAGTCCACAATCAAATCCGCAGCTGACATCGAAAAAGCCTTCGCTTATGCACTTTCCGGCTCGCGCGGCAAATCAGAAAAGGTCATCGTCGAAGCCTTCGTCAAATTCGACACGGAAATTACTTTACTCACGGTGCGGCACGCCGGCGGAATTTCTTTCTGTCCGCCGATTGGTCACATCCAAATTTCCGGCGATTATCGCGAGAGTTGGCAGCCGCAAACTTTTGCTCCCAAAATTCTTGCGCAGTGCGAAGCGATTGCGCGCGCGGTCGTCGAAAATCTCGGCGGGCGGGGAATTTTCGGTGTCGAGCTTTTCATCGCTGGCGACGAAGTCATCTTTTCTGAGGTTTCGCCGCGACCGCACGACACGGGACTCGTCACTTTGATTTCCCAAAACTTGTCCGAGTTCGAGCTGCATGTGCGGGCGATTCTCGGGCTGCCGATCCCAGAAATCCGCAACCTGCGCCCGGCGGCATCGCGCGTGATTCTCGCAGCCAAAAACTCCGAAAAGATTTCTTTCGAGGGAATTGAGAAAGCACTAGTCGAGCCAGACACTTCGATTCGCCTTTTCGGCAAACCGAATTCACGACCAAATCGGCGACTCGGCGTCTGTCTCGCGGCGGACGATTCGACTGAAAAAGCACGGGAAAAAACTGCACGGATGTTGGAGCAGATTAGAGTTATCGAGGGATAA
- a CDS encoding glycosyltransferase, which yields MKISVIIPTFNRAEILRRTLNLLAVQTFTDFEVIVVDDGSSDGTPRLLKEFQNKVDFPLQFSSQKNSGQAVARNRALVQASGAIILFLGDDMLPQNNLLEVHANFHQKFPASNFACLGLVRWHPELRVTRFMRWLEKSGAQFKFSDLAQNSETDFWRFYTANLSLKKIFLGAAKFSEQFSGWGFEDAELGFRLAKKGLKLLFEPEAVVEHFHAISADSLAARQFAAGQNLVVFQKLHSEAAILPAGAKLFFQKLAATLLQFTFYGRAKKAFLAGIAEARRES from the coding sequence TTGAAAATCTCCGTCATCATCCCGACTTTCAATCGCGCCGAGATTTTGCGGCGGACTTTGAATTTACTCGCGGTGCAAACTTTCACTGACTTCGAGGTGATTGTCGTCGACGACGGTTCGAGTGACGGGACGCCGCGCTTGCTGAAAGAATTTCAAAATAAGGTTGATTTCCCGCTCCAATTTTCCTCGCAAAAAAATTCTGGGCAGGCGGTGGCGCGCAATCGTGCGCTCGTTCAAGCTTCTGGCGCAATCATTCTTTTCCTCGGTGACGACATGTTGCCGCAAAATAATTTGCTCGAAGTCCACGCCAATTTTCACCAAAAATTTCCCGCTTCAAATTTCGCCTGCCTCGGGCTTGTGCGCTGGCATCCCGAGCTGCGCGTCACGCGCTTCATGCGTTGGCTCGAAAAATCCGGCGCGCAGTTCAAATTCTCTGATCTCGCGCAAAATTCCGAGACGGACTTTTGGCGTTTTTACACCGCGAATTTGTCACTCAAAAAAATCTTTCTCGGTGCGGCAAAATTCTCTGAGCAATTCTCCGGCTGGGGATTCGAAGATGCCGAGCTGGGTTTTCGTCTCGCTAAAAAAGGCTTAAAACTCCTTTTCGAACCGGAGGCAGTGGTCGAACATTTTCACGCGATTTCCGCGGACTCACTCGCTGCGCGCCAGTTCGCCGCCGGTCAAAATTTAGTCGTGTTCCAAAAACTTCATTCGGAAGCTGCGATTCTTCCAGCTGGTGCGAAATTGTTTTTCCAAAAACTGGCGGCGACGCTTCTACAGTTCACATTTTACGGGCGGGCGAAAAAGGCTTTTCTCGCAGGAATTGCCGAAGCGCGTCGGGAAAGTTAA
- a CDS encoding CARDB domain-containing protein, producing MQKQITKNKALLTAGAFALVLVTAAAMTFLSGSVLSAKVSRMNQEPSTRSSENTSPIDCPAYSPPAPDWCANGTIVPQPKDANGCFGPPKCVDATTTATTPGSGQSGATTATDTGNNTGSSTATSHPASITNPISRFSLTCQDSDGGINAEQKGTVTATLNFFGRTFTQKYTDRNQNKTSILEYYCNNNRVNLKTIKCKNGVDAGACKKNEETQKPDLVVKGIYFYPNIPIKGEKFNGEIRTKIKNIGNEAVQVAPGECLYLNNLKIQSATPIIDGLQSTDLSIGSLIACGPTISENGEISYGLKDAVFNSDVILTSTVDFSNTIPESNENNNSFTKNITLKPAVIITHSCTGATPPNTTMCPMADVGLTANTPKMLVTSCTSAKKCGYIQNTFDCTAVPAHSSSCRNNSSLNTDTPAKLVTSCSIGTQSCEYICATGFVKNENTCVPVPTPPITPATPSLDIAIANDTPPADILVAGANTVHLTNLKITSSKEVVINKLQITNSGNDENIISLILHNGSSQKNGYLTNHVAEFSGLNLTIPANGEKTLQVEANLNSINSGAKSGGKIKIGLLAAGFEAIDQAAGTKVTNPGFTETLWGNEMTVYETKPTVMLASSSPTGSRTTASADGFFIFTVSASTTENVYLNQIKIDLSSDASLNPAWNNELTAYLKSGGTTIATGLVKIPNASSGSITFDFGSTVSSKVITKGISEVFTLQLDTTKLIVDEAGKDDLLTPSIFLGSAIDSGNFWWGDSNTSNIKWVGAGISGLSGNALKY from the coding sequence ATGCAAAAACAAATAACCAAAAACAAAGCACTATTAACAGCTGGTGCCTTCGCTCTCGTACTCGTGACTGCTGCCGCCATGACCTTTCTTTCTGGGAGCGTACTCTCGGCGAAAGTAAGTCGGATGAACCAAGAACCCTCGACTCGCTCCTCGGAAAATACCAGCCCAATAGATTGCCCAGCTTATTCGCCTCCCGCTCCAGACTGGTGCGCCAATGGGACGATTGTACCTCAACCGAAAGATGCGAATGGATGCTTTGGTCCGCCAAAATGTGTTGATGCGACGACCACTGCGACAACACCAGGCTCTGGTCAATCGGGAGCTACGACAGCTACAGACACTGGAAACAACACAGGTAGTTCTACAGCGACCTCTCATCCAGCTTCAATTACCAATCCGATCAGCCGTTTTAGCTTAACCTGCCAAGACAGCGATGGAGGAATCAATGCCGAGCAAAAAGGGACTGTCACAGCGACACTTAATTTCTTCGGTCGAACATTTACTCAAAAATATACTGACCGCAATCAGAATAAAACTTCCATTCTGGAATATTATTGCAACAATAACCGAGTCAATCTAAAAACAATCAAATGTAAAAATGGTGTCGATGCTGGAGCGTGCAAAAAAAATGAAGAGACTCAAAAACCAGACCTGGTTGTTAAAGGTATTTATTTTTACCCGAACATACCAATTAAAGGTGAAAAATTTAATGGTGAAATTAGAACGAAAATTAAAAACATCGGCAATGAGGCTGTTCAAGTTGCTCCGGGAGAATGCTTATACTTAAATAATTTGAAGATTCAGTCTGCCACTCCAATTATTGACGGGCTACAGAGCACCGATTTATCGATAGGCAGCTTAATTGCCTGTGGACCAACTATTTCAGAAAATGGGGAAATTTCTTACGGTCTTAAAGATGCTGTTTTTAATTCAGATGTTATTTTGACCTCTACAGTTGATTTCAGTAATACAATTCCTGAATCAAACGAAAATAATAACTCCTTCACAAAAAACATCACACTAAAACCAGCGGTGATAATTACTCATTCTTGCACTGGCGCTACCCCTCCTAACACCACTATGTGCCCAATGGCTGATGTTGGTCTGACTGCAAACACACCTAAGATGCTAGTGACAAGCTGCACATCAGCGAAAAAGTGTGGATATATTCAAAACACTTTTGATTGCACCGCCGTGCCAGCGCATTCAAGCTCGTGCCGAAACAACTCTAGCCTAAACACTGATACGCCGGCAAAACTCGTCACTAGTTGTAGCATTGGAACGCAATCTTGCGAGTATATTTGCGCTACTGGTTTCGTGAAGAACGAAAATACTTGTGTACCTGTGCCAACACCACCTATTACCCCTGCAACTCCATCGCTAGATATCGCAATCGCGAACGACACTCCTCCTGCAGACATCTTGGTCGCAGGTGCGAACACGGTTCACCTGACAAATTTAAAAATCACCTCAAGCAAAGAGGTGGTAATCAATAAATTGCAGATTACTAACTCTGGCAATGACGAAAATATCATCTCGTTGATTTTGCATAATGGCAGCTCACAGAAAAATGGCTATTTGACAAACCATGTCGCTGAATTCAGCGGACTGAATTTAACAATCCCAGCAAACGGCGAAAAAACTCTCCAGGTCGAGGCAAACTTAAACTCAATCAATAGCGGAGCAAAGAGCGGCGGTAAAATCAAAATCGGACTCTTGGCTGCTGGTTTCGAGGCAATCGATCAAGCTGCTGGAACGAAGGTTACCAATCCTGGCTTCACAGAGACTTTGTGGGGAAACGAGATGACTGTTTACGAAACCAAACCGACCGTGATGCTCGCTTCGTCCAGCCCGACTGGCAGCCGCACGACTGCCTCTGCTGACGGCTTTTTCATTTTCACTGTTTCTGCGAGTACCACTGAAAATGTTTATCTCAATCAGATCAAAATCGACCTCAGCTCGGATGCAAGCCTGAATCCAGCATGGAACAACGAGCTCACTGCCTACCTCAAATCAGGCGGCACGACAATCGCAACTGGATTAGTGAAAATCCCAAATGCATCTAGTGGTTCAATCACTTTTGACTTTGGCTCGACAGTTAGTTCAAAGGTAATCACCAAGGGCATAAGTGAAGTCTTTACGCTGCAGCTCGACACAACCAAACTAATTGTCGACGAAGCCGGAAAAGATGACCTCCTCACTCCAAGTATTTTCCTTGGCAGCGCGATTGACTCAGGCAACTTCTGGTGGGGCGACTCAAATACTAGTAACATCAAATGGGTCGGAGCTGGAATATCAGGATTGAGCGGCAATGCTCTGAAATACTAA
- the rpmE gene encoding 50S ribosomal protein L31 has product MKTGIHPKTQKTTATCSCGATFVFNSTALEIKTEVCSACHPFYTGKQKLVDTAGKVDKFRARMKTAEAAQTSKKKTKISESVRSAAAASSVARVSAVDSAKAVKKVKSAVTKRELAKAKLEENLKAQKETEKPAEEAAAPEQTAA; this is encoded by the coding sequence ATGAAAACCGGAATCCACCCGAAGACGCAAAAAACGACTGCGACCTGCAGTTGTGGCGCGACATTTGTTTTTAATTCGACGGCACTCGAGATCAAGACTGAGGTCTGCTCGGCTTGCCATCCTTTTTACACTGGCAAACAGAAGTTGGTCGATACGGCTGGTAAAGTCGACAAGTTCCGTGCGCGTATGAAGACAGCGGAAGCGGCGCAAACTTCCAAGAAGAAAACGAAAATTTCTGAGAGTGTGCGTTCCGCTGCGGCGGCGAGTTCCGTCGCGCGCGTGAGTGCGGTCGATTCCGCCAAAGCTGTGAAGAAAGTGAAATCGGCAGTGACGAAGCGCGAACTCGCAAAAGCGAAATTAGAAGAGAATTTGAAAGCGCAAAAAGAAACTGAGAAGCCAGCCGAAGAAGCTGCGGCGCCAGAGCAGACGGCAGCTTAA
- the rpsI gene encoding 30S ribosomal protein S9, whose amino-acid sequence MEAKTAKKDDAKTEARPYVFAIGKRKTAVARVKVFPQGKGDITINERKLREYFCVGKDVAAFLAPFKSAETSEKSYDLEIKIVGGGIAAGAEACQLGIARALVKEDESRRGILRKAGFLTRDGRTKERKKPGLKRARRAPQWSKR is encoded by the coding sequence ATGGAAGCCAAAACTGCCAAAAAGGACGATGCGAAAACCGAAGCGCGACCGTATGTCTTCGCCATCGGCAAACGCAAAACTGCTGTCGCTCGCGTGAAAGTTTTCCCGCAGGGCAAAGGTGACATCACCATCAACGAGCGCAAATTGCGAGAGTATTTCTGCGTCGGCAAAGATGTCGCGGCTTTCCTCGCTCCATTCAAATCAGCTGAAACCAGCGAAAAAAGTTACGATCTCGAAATCAAAATTGTCGGTGGCGGTATCGCAGCCGGAGCGGAAGCTTGCCAGCTCGGCATCGCCCGCGCCCTCGTGAAAGAAGACGAATCGCGCCGCGGAATCTTGCGCAAAGCCGGCTTCCTCACTCGCGATGGTCGCACGAAAGAGCGCAAGAAACCAGGTCTCAAACGCGCCCGCCGCGCACCACAGTGGAGCAAACGCTAG